One window of Lawsonibacter asaccharolyticus genomic DNA carries:
- a CDS encoding transposase IS116/IS110/IS902 family protein, translated as MRNYPQTLKRKLLDTICQIREDLSKYTIDPKRDFTRNRKLPFVGVDIGSEQHYARAFDWRGLEVTRKVFHFSNSLEGYQRFEKWVAKLQESRQKDVVFVGCEPTGHYWFTFGDYVRTRGMKLVFVNPYHVKQSKEMDDNSPKKTDQKDPSRTRTHTPCGTGT; from the coding sequence ATGAGAAACTACCCTCAAACATTGAAAAGAAAACTTCTGGATACCATATGCCAAATACGGGAAGATTTGTCCAAATACACGATTGACCCCAAACGGGATTTCACACGCAACCGCAAGCTGCCCTTTGTGGGAGTGGACATAGGAAGTGAGCAGCACTATGCCCGAGCCTTTGACTGGCGGGGCTTGGAAGTGACCCGGAAGGTGTTTCATTTCTCCAACAGTTTGGAGGGCTACCAACGCTTTGAGAAGTGGGTGGCAAAGTTACAGGAGTCCAGGCAGAAGGATGTGGTTTTCGTCGGTTGCGAGCCAACGGGACATTATTGGTTCACGTTCGGAGATTATGTCCGGACCAGGGGGATGAAGCTAGTGTTTGTAAATCCCTATCATGTGAAGCAGAGCAAGGAAATGGACGACAACAGCCCGAAAAAGACAGACCAGAAAGACCCTAGTAGGACTCGAACCCACACGCCTTGCGGCACAGGAACCTAA
- a CDS encoding transposase translates to MFIFGLLKSELLYLQEFKSMKHFNLELYAYLDYYNNQRIKEKLKGLPPAIHRQHPLSPA, encoded by the coding sequence ATGTTCATCTTTGGCTTACTCAAAAGTGAGTTACTATATCTGCAAGAATTCAAGTCCATGAAACACTTCAATCTGGAACTGTATGCCTATCTGGACTACTACAATAACCAACGCATCAAAGAAAAGCTAAAGGGCTTGCCGCCTGCAATTCACAGACAACACCCCCTTTCACCTGCTTAA
- a CDS encoding 4Fe-4S ferredoxin iron-sulfur binding protein, with amino-acid sequence MAKKYQLTIRETHCKQCGICSYLCPRKVLTQEMGHCPVATHMENCIGCRLCEMRCPDFAIEVEEAGK; translated from the coding sequence ATGGCAAAAAAATATCAGCTTACCATCAGGGAAACCCACTGCAAGCAGTGCGGAATTTGTTCATACTTATGTCCGCGGAAGGTGTTGACTCAGGAGATGGGCCACTGTCCAGTGGCTACGCACATGGAGAACTGTATCGGATGCCGGCTGTGCGAGATGCGCTGTCCGGACTTTGCCATCGAAGTGGAGGAGGCTGGGAAATGA
- a CDS encoding 2-oxoglutarate ferredoxin oxidoreductase subunit gives MKSTKKFIEGNIAIVEGALAAGARFYAGYPISPSSEIAEYSSQMLPKVGGIYIQMEDEISSMAALLGASVTGKKVYTATSGPGISLMQENIGLGIMSEIPAVIIDVQRSGPSTGAATKPAQGDMMQARWGTHGDHSIIALSPASVQECFDLTVQAFNLAEKYRTPVYLMADETIGHLRETVTIRELELGEIVNRQQPAEDVSPEKFRPYGYSGTMPSPMPPFGSRKYLSRTTGSTHDEKGEFEPTPENIHRVTHYLIDKIEKNADDICMTKSWHLEDAETVFITYGCSTRSTMEAMARLREQGVRAGMLQLQTVWPLPEKEIRQVLSSAGTVVVPELNLGQIAGEIRKFNDYGCKVVQANRVDGILISPEEILTAWKEAL, from the coding sequence ATGAAGAGCACAAAGAAATTTATCGAAGGGAATATTGCCATCGTAGAAGGGGCGCTGGCGGCTGGAGCCCGGTTCTATGCGGGCTACCCCATCTCCCCCAGCTCCGAGATTGCGGAGTACTCCTCCCAGATGCTGCCCAAGGTGGGGGGCATCTATATCCAAATGGAGGACGAGATCAGCTCTATGGCAGCTCTGCTGGGCGCTTCGGTGACAGGGAAAAAGGTGTACACGGCCACCAGCGGACCGGGGATCTCCCTGATGCAGGAGAACATCGGTCTGGGCATCATGTCAGAAATTCCTGCAGTCATCATCGATGTACAGCGCAGTGGCCCCTCCACTGGCGCAGCTACCAAGCCTGCCCAGGGGGATATGATGCAGGCCCGCTGGGGCACCCACGGGGACCACAGCATCATTGCCCTCTCCCCCGCCTCGGTGCAGGAGTGTTTTGACTTGACTGTTCAGGCCTTCAACCTGGCGGAGAAGTACCGCACCCCTGTCTACCTCATGGCGGACGAGACCATTGGCCACCTGCGGGAGACGGTTACCATCCGGGAGCTGGAGCTCGGGGAGATCGTAAACCGTCAGCAGCCAGCTGAGGACGTGTCGCCGGAGAAATTCCGCCCCTATGGGTACAGCGGCACAATGCCGTCTCCCATGCCGCCCTTTGGCTCCCGGAAGTACCTGTCTCGGACAACCGGATCCACCCACGACGAGAAGGGAGAATTTGAACCCACGCCGGAGAATATCCACCGGGTTACTCACTATTTGATAGACAAGATTGAGAAAAATGCCGATGATATCTGCATGACAAAGAGCTGGCATCTGGAGGATGCAGAGACGGTGTTTATTACCTACGGTTGCTCCACTCGCAGCACCATGGAGGCTATGGCCCGTCTGCGGGAGCAGGGAGTAAGGGCCGGGATGCTCCAGCTGCAGACCGTCTGGCCCCTTCCGGAGAAGGAGATCCGCCAGGTGCTCTCCTCGGCAGGCACTGTGGTAGTTCCAGAACTAAACCTGGGACAGATTGCAGGTGAGATTCGAAAGTTCAACGACTACGGTTGCAAGGTGGTGCAGGCCAACCGGGTAGATGGTATTCTCATCTCCCCAGAGGAGATTCTTACCGCATGGAAGGAGGCCCTTTGA
- a CDS encoding pyruvate/ketoisovalerate oxidoreductase: MKTQIVLSGVGGQGLISTGEIIGEAASIHENVYATLAASYGSETRGTFTKSDVIVSDDPVSYPNIETPDVILCLAQVAYDRYLSKFSDHTLIFYDTELVTPTPGTRGKHIGHPFKEMSIELGNMAVANTIALGAILKHTGILKRESVTAAIAEYFSAKPKVIGINIQALDAGLTLE; this comes from the coding sequence ATGAAAACGCAGATTGTATTAAGCGGTGTAGGAGGACAGGGCCTGATCTCCACCGGAGAGATCATCGGTGAGGCGGCCTCTATCCATGAAAATGTATACGCAACCCTGGCGGCGTCCTATGGCTCTGAAACCCGGGGCACCTTTACCAAGTCCGATGTAATTGTCAGCGATGACCCAGTCAGCTACCCCAACATTGAAACACCGGATGTCATTCTCTGTTTGGCCCAGGTGGCCTATGACCGGTACCTTTCTAAATTCAGCGACCACACTTTGATTTTCTATGACACAGAACTAGTTACGCCCACTCCTGGGACCAGGGGAAAACACATCGGCCACCCCTTCAAGGAGATGAGCATTGAGCTTGGAAATATGGCGGTGGCCAACACCATCGCCCTTGGGGCCATCCTGAAGCATACCGGAATTTTGAAGAGGGAAAGTGTAACTGCGGCCATTGCGGAGTACTTCTCTGCGAAACCTAAAGTAATAGGCATTAATATCCAGGCCCTGGATGCAGGGCTGACCCTGGAGTAA
- a CDS encoding acetyl-CoA hydrolase has product MKRNFQNKFVTPEAAALLAVRDGDWVDYGFGAGFPELMDKALAARKGKVRDVKIRGGLVIRPKIEVVEQDPEQISFTYYSWHIGDYERKLQTRGLVKFLPVMLRSLPYLYREKHIHCDVAFVPVSVPDGQGYCGLGISNYAWRTIFESARTVVFEINEHLPQLQGVDGSHRVHLSEADYIVEGEHEPLPQRSYREPSETDTQIARLVLDEIPDGAVLSLGVGGVPYTVAKMLAESDRKELGCHTGTISDAFLELWKAGKLTNRRKEVDSGYSTWNLAMGSQELYDWLNAEPQLFHPGDLDYVHSVERISQMSNVISINGGVEVDLMGQENGESAGIRQLSGIGGQLDFLEGAYRSKGGKGFVCLNATHKKKDGTLKSNIVPYIAGGSTVSAPRTMIQYVATEYGIAKLSGKTLRERAEAMVAISHPDFRDELLQYAQDNFF; this is encoded by the coding sequence ATGAAACGCAACTTTCAAAATAAGTTTGTCACACCAGAAGCTGCGGCATTGCTGGCAGTGCGGGATGGAGACTGGGTGGACTATGGATTCGGGGCCGGTTTTCCTGAGCTGATGGACAAAGCTCTAGCGGCTCGAAAGGGAAAAGTACGGGATGTGAAAATTCGAGGCGGTCTGGTCATCCGTCCCAAAATCGAGGTGGTGGAGCAGGATCCGGAGCAAATTTCCTTCACCTACTACAGCTGGCATATCGGGGATTATGAGCGCAAGCTGCAGACCCGAGGCCTGGTAAAGTTCCTGCCGGTTATGCTGCGTTCCCTGCCCTATCTCTATCGTGAGAAACATATTCACTGTGATGTGGCCTTCGTGCCCGTCTCCGTACCGGACGGTCAGGGATACTGCGGCTTGGGCATCTCAAATTACGCCTGGCGGACCATCTTTGAGAGCGCCCGTACAGTAGTCTTTGAAATCAATGAGCATTTACCTCAGCTCCAAGGGGTGGACGGCTCCCACCGCGTCCATTTAAGCGAGGCGGATTACATTGTGGAGGGGGAACACGAGCCACTGCCCCAGCGCAGCTACCGGGAACCCAGCGAAACAGACACACAGATCGCCCGACTAGTCCTGGACGAGATCCCGGACGGAGCTGTCCTGTCCCTGGGGGTGGGCGGAGTGCCTTACACGGTAGCCAAAATGCTTGCAGAGTCAGATCGGAAGGAGCTGGGGTGTCACACTGGCACCATCAGCGATGCCTTCCTAGAGCTGTGGAAAGCCGGGAAACTGACTAACAGGAGGAAAGAAGTGGATTCCGGCTACTCCACTTGGAACCTGGCTATGGGTTCCCAGGAGCTGTACGACTGGCTGAATGCGGAGCCCCAACTATTTCACCCCGGAGATTTGGACTATGTACATTCGGTGGAGCGTATCAGTCAGATGAGCAATGTCATCAGTATCAATGGCGGGGTAGAGGTAGACTTGATGGGCCAGGAAAACGGGGAGTCTGCCGGAATCCGGCAGTTGTCCGGCATTGGGGGACAACTGGACTTTCTGGAGGGGGCCTATCGCTCCAAAGGCGGAAAGGGCTTTGTATGCCTGAATGCCACACATAAAAAGAAAGATGGGACGCTGAAATCCAATATTGTGCCATATATTGCAGGCGGCAGTACTGTCTCCGCTCCACGTACAATGATCCAGTATGTGGCCACTGAGTACGGTATAGCAAAACTCTCCGGCAAGACACTCCGGGAGCGGGCTGAGGCTATGGTCGCCATTTCCCATCCAGATTTCCGGGATGAGTTACTGCAGTATGCCCAAGATAACTTTTTCTGA